One genomic window of Ilyobacter polytropus DSM 2926 includes the following:
- a CDS encoding tetratricopeptide repeat protein translates to MKIGLVILLFLFFIGCSQIDSYNKTSENHSEYMIKSDPNEQFEYYNRGLIKYFSGDIIGSRKDYDKTIQLDPEFKYAYDNRGISKGDLGDFEGAVEDFDKAIELDPKFIYAYSNRGFTKTKLGDLEGAIADYDKAIKLNPKFKLAYFNRGNAKYFSDDYKGAINDYSKVINIDPKSQVAYNNRGLAKWELGEYKSSIEDYNKAIRLDPKYKLSYNNRGFTKAQLKDYKGAINDYNKTIELDPDFVLAYSNRGMAKLKLQDYNGAMEDYNKVIESDPDYEVAYYRRGLVKTKLRDYHGALEDYNKVIKLDPNFKQAYYNRGIIKTKLGDFDGALEDFGKTIKLDPNDKDAKEMHKKFQLTVSEK, encoded by the coding sequence ATGAAAATTGGATTGGTAATTTTATTATTTTTATTTTTTATAGGATGTTCCCAAATTGATAGTTATAATAAAACAAGTGAAAATCACAGCGAATATATGATAAAGTCAGATCCAAATGAACAATTTGAGTATTATAATAGAGGATTAATAAAATATTTTTCAGGAGATATTATCGGTTCGAGAAAAGATTATGACAAAACAATACAGTTGGATCCAGAATTTAAATACGCATATGACAATAGAGGTATATCTAAAGGGGATTTGGGAGATTTCGAGGGAGCTGTAGAAGATTTTGACAAGGCGATAGAATTGGATCCCAAATTTATATATGCATACAGTAATAGAGGTTTCACAAAAACGAAATTAGGGGACTTAGAAGGTGCTATAGCGGACTATGATAAAGCAATAAAATTGAATCCAAAATTTAAACTAGCATATTTTAATAGAGGAAATGCAAAGTATTTCTCTGATGATTACAAAGGTGCAATAAATGATTACAGTAAAGTGATAAATATAGATCCAAAATCTCAAGTTGCATATAACAATAGAGGACTAGCAAAATGGGAGTTGGGAGAATATAAAAGTTCTATAGAGGATTATAATAAGGCCATAAGATTAGATCCAAAATACAAACTTTCGTATAATAATAGAGGTTTTACAAAAGCCCAATTAAAAGATTATAAAGGTGCGATAAATGATTATAATAAAACAATAGAATTGGATCCTGATTTTGTACTAGCATATAGTAATAGAGGGATGGCAAAACTAAAACTACAAGACTATAATGGTGCGATGGAAGATTATAATAAAGTAATAGAGTCAGATCCAGACTATGAAGTTGCCTATTATAGAAGGGGATTAGTAAAAACCAAATTAAGAGATTATCACGGGGCACTAGAAGATTATAATAAAGTAATAAAATTAGATCCGAATTTTAAACAGGCATATTATAATAGAGGAATAATAAAAACTAAACTAGGAGATTTTGACGGAGCACTGGAGGATTTTGGTAAAACAATAAAATTGGACCCAAATGATAAAGATGCAAAGGAAATGCATAAAAAATTTCAGCTTACTGTAAGTGAAAAATAA
- a CDS encoding DUF1847 domain-containing protein has protein sequence MYTCGICKVHACRTGDREKMPKNCPCLEKDQDVIDKSKELYKNEENAKIAYQSALIESWGYCQKTRIEETMEFAKRCGYKSIGVAFCVGLHREMRLLHNILTANGFDVNSVVCKSGSIPKEELNIKEEQKVRPCTYEPMCNPIGQALYLNKAKTDFNILLGLCVGHDSLVIKHLDAPVTVLAAKDRVLGHNPLAAIYLSEGYYGKKLYPEK, from the coding sequence ATGTATACCTGCGGAATTTGTAAAGTCCATGCATGCAGGACAGGGGACAGAGAGAAGATGCCGAAAAACTGTCCTTGTCTAGAAAAAGATCAGGATGTTATTGATAAAAGTAAAGAACTGTATAAAAATGAAGAAAATGCCAAGATAGCTTACCAGTCTGCCTTGATTGAGTCATGGGGATACTGTCAGAAGACCAGAATAGAGGAGACCATGGAATTTGCCAAGAGGTGTGGCTACAAGAGTATAGGGGTTGCATTTTGTGTAGGGCTCCACAGAGAAATGAGACTTTTACATAATATTCTTACAGCCAACGGATTTGACGTAAACTCAGTGGTATGTAAAAGTGGAAGTATTCCAAAAGAAGAGTTAAACATAAAAGAAGAGCAAAAAGTCCGTCCATGCACTTATGAACCCATGTGTAATCCCATTGGTCAGGCATTATATCTAAATAAGGCAAAAACTGATTTTAACATTCTTCTTGGACTGTGTGTGGGACATGATTCACTGGTTATAAAACATCTAGATGCTCCTGTGACTGTACTGGCTGCAAAAGACAGGGTACTTGGACACAATCCACTGGCAGCGATTTATCTGTCAGAGGGTTACTATGGCAAAAAACTTTATCCAGAGAAATAA
- a CDS encoding diguanylate cyclase domain-containing protein yields MILLTTMDSTFASKNKKMLKDIGYKSLLARSSEESISLLEMNDEIKLAIIDIDTVEDVLSLVNHIKSKIFIPVIYTTVDKKIPINLYNDFYHSCLPKDSNEFLLENLLEAALKLFSGIRDCRIKCSLNKNNENLERREQYRAIFENDQVVMMIINPETKKIVDVNFAATRFYGWSREEMTKMSLSDISLINEDLLEKKFNLVKSQKKNYFTVKNRIRNGDVIDIEVYSGPIKIEGKNLVFEIIKNVTHRKEFENMIKKLAYYDVLTDLPNRKSFSAHLTESIKKSELNNSKIVLINLDIDYFKDVNDSFGQHVGDSLLVEVARRLEKSIRESNQVYRKGGDEFAIIINETLNQNEVSKICDRLLSQLKKPVNIEGHQIFVTGSIGVSIYPEDGTDSETLLKNSDLAMYKSKEKGKNTYHFFSEKIDLEKNLREK; encoded by the coding sequence TTGATATTGTTGACAACAATGGACTCTACATTTGCATCTAAGAATAAAAAAATGTTAAAAGATATAGGATACAAAAGTCTGCTTGCACGTTCTTCTGAAGAATCAATCAGTTTACTGGAAATGAATGACGAAATAAAACTGGCTATTATAGACATAGATACCGTCGAAGATGTACTTTCTCTTGTTAATCATATTAAGTCTAAAATTTTTATCCCGGTGATATACACCACGGTTGATAAAAAGATTCCAATAAATCTGTATAATGATTTTTATCACAGCTGTCTTCCAAAAGATAGCAACGAGTTTTTATTAGAGAACTTATTGGAAGCAGCCCTAAAACTATTCAGCGGGATCAGAGATTGTAGAATAAAATGCTCACTAAATAAGAATAATGAGAATTTGGAGAGAAGAGAACAATACAGGGCTATTTTTGAAAATGATCAAGTTGTAATGATGATTATAAATCCTGAAACTAAAAAAATAGTTGATGTAAACTTCGCTGCCACAAGATTTTACGGCTGGAGTAGAGAGGAAATGACTAAAATGTCGCTGTCAGACATTAGTCTTATCAATGAAGATTTACTAGAAAAAAAGTTTAACCTTGTAAAATCTCAAAAGAAAAATTACTTTACAGTAAAAAATAGGATAAGGAATGGAGATGTCATAGATATTGAAGTTTATTCAGGCCCCATAAAAATAGAGGGAAAAAACTTAGTGTTTGAGATAATAAAGAATGTAACACATCGCAAAGAATTCGAAAATATGATTAAGAAGTTAGCCTATTATGATGTACTGACTGATCTGCCAAACAGAAAGTCATTTTCAGCTCATCTTACAGAGTCAATAAAAAAAAGTGAGCTTAATAACTCTAAAATAGTACTGATTAATTTAGATATCGATTATTTTAAGGATGTAAATGATAGTTTTGGACAGCATGTCGGGGATAGTCTTTTAGTGGAGGTAGCTAGGAGGTTAGAAAAAAGTATCAGGGAATCCAATCAGGTGTATCGTAAAGGCGGAGACGAGTTTGCAATAATCATCAATGAAACTTTGAACCAAAATGAAGTATCTAAAATTTGTGACAGACTTTTATCTCAGTTAAAAAAGCCTGTTAATATTGAGGGACATCAAATTTTTGTGACAGGCAGTATAGGGGTATCAATTTATCCAGAGGACGGTACTGATAGCGAAACTCTTCTTAAAAATTCGGATTTAGCAATGTATAAGTCAAAAGAAAAAGGTAAAAACACCTATCACTTTTTTTCTGAAAAAATAGACTTAGAAAAAAACTTAAGAGAGAAATAG
- a CDS encoding ArsR/SmtB family transcription factor gives MEIMDILKLISDNNRMRILNILYKKDKICVCVLEDILGLNQSNLSRHLNKLKKAGIIVGEKRSQWVDYEISEKFLQENQFVREILETRLTGEIFLRDLENLKCSTC, from the coding sequence ATGGAGATAATGGATATATTAAAATTAATTTCTGACAACAACAGAATGAGAATACTAAATATATTATATAAAAAGGACAAAATTTGTGTATGTGTTTTAGAAGATATATTAGGATTAAATCAATCTAATCTTTCAAGACATCTCAATAAATTAAAAAAGGCAGGAATAATTGTAGGGGAAAAAAGATCCCAGTGGGTTGATTATGAGATATCTGAAAAATTTCTTCAGGAAAATCAATTTGTAAGAGAAATCTTAGAGACAAGGCTGACTGGAGAAATATTTTTAAGGGATTTAGAAAATCTAAAATGTTCAACATGTTAA
- the arsB gene encoding ACR3 family arsenite efflux transporter — protein sequence MKKETGINFFEKYLTVWVILCMIVGVLIGKYLPQIPASLGKLEYANISMPIAVLIWLIIYPMMLKIDFKSIVNATKNLKGLAITTSINWLIKPFTMYALAVFFLKGIFSGLISAELADEYVTGAVLLGAAPCTAMVFVWSKLTKGDTAYTLVQVAVNDLILLVAFVPIVGLLLGVSNVTVPYATLFLSVVLFVVTPLIAAWITRKSVVANKGLDYLENTFIKKFDKSTMVGLLLTLVIIFSFQGDKLLTNPMDIALIAVPLTIQTFLIFVLAYVWAKKWDMPHEVASPGAMIGASNFFELAVAVAISLFGINSGVTLATVVGLLVEVPVMLILVKISNSTRKHFETKASIA from the coding sequence ATGAAAAAGGAAACTGGAATTAATTTTTTTGAAAAATATCTTACAGTTTGGGTGATACTCTGTATGATAGTTGGGGTGTTAATAGGTAAATATCTACCTCAAATACCAGCGTCTTTGGGGAAATTGGAATATGCAAATATATCTATGCCAATAGCAGTGCTTATATGGCTTATTATCTATCCTATGATGCTTAAGATTGACTTTAAGAGTATCGTAAATGCCACTAAAAATTTAAAAGGGTTAGCCATAACGACTAGCATAAACTGGTTGATAAAACCCTTTACAATGTATGCTTTGGCAGTGTTTTTTTTAAAGGGTATATTCAGCGGGCTTATTTCTGCAGAACTTGCCGATGAGTATGTTACAGGTGCAGTTCTACTAGGAGCAGCACCGTGTACAGCCATGGTATTTGTATGGAGCAAGCTAACTAAAGGGGATACAGCTTATACCCTAGTACAGGTAGCTGTAAACGATCTTATTCTGTTAGTTGCTTTTGTTCCGATAGTGGGACTGCTTTTAGGAGTTTCAAATGTTACAGTACCTTATGCAACTTTGTTTTTGTCAGTGGTTCTATTTGTGGTAACACCTCTCATTGCGGCGTGGATTACGAGAAAATCTGTAGTTGCCAATAAGGGCTTGGATTATCTGGAAAATACATTTATTAAAAAGTTTGATAAGAGTACCATGGTGGGCTTGCTGTTGACACTTGTTATTATATTTTCTTTTCAGGGAGATAAGTTACTTACTAACCCTATGGATATAGCACTTATTGCGGTTCCTCTTACTATACAGACATTCTTAATATTTGTTTTGGCCTATGTTTGGGCAAAAAAGTGGGATATGCCCCATGAAGTTGCGTCTCCAGGAGCCATGATTGGTGCAAGTAACTTCTTTGAATTAGCAGTTGCAGTTGCAATATCTCTGTTTGGTATCAATTCAGGTGTAACTTTAGCAACTGTAGTGGGGCTTTTGGTAGAAGTTCCAGTTATGTTAATTTTAGTAAAAATATCAAATTCAACAAGAAAACATTTTGAGACCAAGGCATCGATTGCATAA
- a CDS encoding putative bifunctional diguanylate cyclase/phosphodiesterase has protein sequence MASNLRQALLKKELQLYFQPKVDLKKSEIMGSECLVRWIKDGKLYKSPGEFIPVAETSGLILDLDKYVLSEACRQIEIWESSNMNGQKISVNISGVHFKQKRIIDTSKSVLNRFKIPKGSVELEITEGIFLEDIEEAADTLIELKALGFGISIDDFGTGYSSFKYLSRLPINRIKIDKSFIENIGNIENDIAITKMIISMGKLLNLNVIAEGVETKEQLNLLIENGCTEVQGYYFGKPMPLKEYEKFYRINKDKIDVLYFQKLFKIG, from the coding sequence ATAGCGAGTAACCTTAGGCAAGCTCTTTTGAAAAAAGAGTTGCAACTTTATTTTCAACCTAAAGTCGATTTAAAAAAGAGTGAAATAATGGGATCTGAATGTCTTGTCCGTTGGATCAAAGATGGAAAACTATATAAGTCACCTGGAGAGTTTATACCTGTGGCTGAGACCTCTGGACTGATTTTGGACTTGGATAAATATGTTTTGTCAGAAGCATGCAGACAGATCGAAATATGGGAAAGCTCTAATATGAATGGGCAAAAGATTTCGGTCAATATTTCAGGTGTACATTTTAAACAGAAACGGATTATCGATACTTCAAAGAGTGTTCTTAATAGATTTAAAATACCTAAAGGGTCTGTTGAGTTAGAAATCACCGAAGGAATATTTTTGGAAGACATAGAAGAAGCTGCAGATACATTAATAGAGTTAAAAGCTTTGGGGTTTGGAATTTCCATAGATGACTTTGGGACAGGGTACTCATCTTTCAAGTATTTGAGCCGATTGCCTATAAATCGAATAAAAATAGATAAAAGTTTTATTGAAAATATAGGTAATATAGAAAATGATATTGCTATAACCAAAATGATAATATCAATGGGGAAACTTCTTAATCTAAATGTTATAGCAGAAGGAGTCGAGACAAAAGAGCAGCTGAATTTACTTATTGAAAATGGATGTACAGAGGTTCAGGGATATTATTTTGGAAAACCTATGCCTCTAAAAGAATATGAAAAATTCTACCGAATAAATAAGGATAAAATTGATGTACTTTACTTTCAAAAGTTATTTAAGATTGGTTAG
- a CDS encoding Crp/Fnr family transcriptional regulator: protein MNTKYTELFDLNKQNNMRQFFLEILGPCGKVEKYPKGSIISRDIEDYLYVVKTGAVNISICDIGGEEQMIYRLYPGEILGEFEIFSEVSQNYTLHFLEDSTLWKIEKCKINNILKDKPEYYNYFMHSMSRKYNLSLIQSGFNKFYSSEEKLTEFLLRICKIREPNSTVNIKIEGYTHEDIGKGINVSRIGITNILKKLEEKGLIIIKRKLIIVKSVENLAEYRESIRKNR, encoded by the coding sequence ATGAATACAAAATATACAGAATTATTTGATTTAAATAAACAAAACAATATGAGACAATTTTTTTTGGAAATCCTAGGTCCATGTGGAAAAGTTGAAAAATATCCAAAGGGATCTATAATATCCAGAGATATTGAAGACTATCTCTATGTTGTCAAAACTGGAGCAGTTAATATTTCCATCTGTGACATAGGCGGAGAAGAGCAGATGATTTATAGATTATATCCAGGAGAAATTTTAGGAGAATTTGAAATTTTCTCAGAAGTCAGTCAGAATTATACCCTACATTTTTTAGAAGATAGTACTCTCTGGAAAATAGAAAAATGCAAAATAAATAATATCCTCAAAGACAAGCCTGAATATTACAACTATTTTATGCACAGTATGAGTCGAAAGTACAACCTTTCTCTTATACAATCAGGGTTTAATAAATTCTATTCCAGCGAGGAAAAACTTACTGAATTTCTTTTAAGAATATGCAAAATAAGGGAACCAAATTCAACTGTAAATATAAAAATAGAAGGCTACACCCATGAAGATATAGGAAAGGGTATTAATGTTTCTAGGATAGGTATAACGAATATCCTAAAAAAACTAGAAGAAAAAGGGCTGATAATCATAAAAAGAAAACTTATAATTGTAAAATCTGTAGAAAATTTGGCAGAATACAGAGAAAGTATCAGGAAAAACAGATAG
- a CDS encoding GGDEF domain-containing protein, translating to MKIKSKKASIIVTWYLIISFIWIFFYDQIIYVEAQNIKYYKSFQIFKWIFFILITSLFLYELIKRSHSEIETLNNEQEDSLRDLKSRLNELEKVAYVDYLTKLATRRFLMEKCELLFESAKRSEITLTLLMFDIDYFKKYNDRYGHVEGDRILRIIGNLLKKNFKGKTNAIGRYGGEEFLIVLPHTDLRTSISLVEKFQKKLKICFLEHGDSPFGEITVSIGVKSGKISEYESVDDLVRKVDEELYRAKESGRNKYSFSEKDNR from the coding sequence ATGAAAATCAAATCAAAAAAAGCATCTATAATTGTGACATGGTACTTAATAATTTCGTTTATATGGATATTTTTTTATGATCAAATCATATATGTAGAGGCTCAGAATATTAAGTACTATAAATCATTTCAGATTTTTAAATGGATATTTTTTATCTTAATAACATCTCTTTTTCTGTATGAGTTAATAAAAAGAAGCCATTCAGAAATTGAAACTTTAAATAACGAGCAAGAGGATAGTCTTAGAGATTTAAAATCCCGTCTCAATGAACTTGAAAAAGTAGCGTATGTAGATTATTTGACAAAATTGGCTACAAGAAGATTTCTTATGGAGAAATGTGAATTGTTGTTCGAAAGTGCAAAAAGATCAGAAATCACTTTAACTCTCTTAATGTTCGACATAGATTATTTCAAAAAATATAATGACAGATATGGGCATGTCGAAGGAGACCGTATTTTAAGAATAATAGGAAATCTACTAAAAAAGAATTTCAAAGGGAAAACAAATGCTATCGGAAGGTATGGCGGAGAGGAGTTTTTAATTGTTTTGCCCCATACAGATTTAAGAACATCAATATCCTTGGTAGAAAAATTTCAAAAGAAGTTGAAAATCTGTTTTCTTGAACATGGAGACTCACCTTTTGGTGAAATAACGGTTAGTATTGGAGTAAAAAGCGGTAAAATTTCAGAGTATGAAAGCGTAGATGATTTAGTCAGAAAAGTTGATGAAGAACTTTACAGAGCTAAAGAATCTGGAAGAAATAAATATAGTTTTTCTGAAAAAGACAATAGATAA
- a CDS encoding FAD-dependent oxidoreductase, with protein MKIVIIGSVAAGTSVAAKARRNNEECEITIYEKDSDISYSGCGLPYYIGDSEIERDVLTPRTDKWFEKRFNMDLKIGHEVLSINKDNKTLVVKNLNTGEEFEDNYDKLVIATGASPIKPPIAGIDGKNVFFLRNVKSADNIIEYIASNSPKKAVIIGAGYIGLELLENLENLGIEVTVVEREDRAMSKMDKDMAVYLEDYLTKKGVNLILGEEVTKINEKSVETATGKKIDADFAVVCTGVRPNSKLASGIGVEVYPNGAVKVNHKLETNIDDVYAVGDVAMAWSIINGEPMYVPLGSTANKMGRICGDVITGGHLRFKGILGTGIFKVFDMAVASTGMTEEQALERGYDVEVIHNIKPNQTAYFETSREMVIKAVADRKSGKLLGVQILGENGVDKRMDVFVALMSTGATVDEFFHLDLAYAPPFSTTKDPVMYTGMILENAIYGKNKILSVKELMENRECYTVIDVRASKQYDAAHIPGAINIPLGDLRSEALKLDKNKKYVVHCNKGVTGNAAQNVMLNLGFDCYNLSGGYKNYSVQTKN; from the coding sequence ATGAAGATAGTAATAATTGGGTCTGTAGCAGCTGGAACATCAGTGGCGGCAAAAGCTAGAAGAAATAACGAAGAATGTGAGATAACCATATATGAAAAGGACAGCGATATAAGTTATTCAGGTTGCGGGCTTCCGTATTATATAGGGGATAGTGAAATAGAAAGAGATGTTCTGACACCTAGAACAGATAAATGGTTTGAAAAAAGATTTAATATGGATCTAAAAATAGGACACGAAGTATTATCTATAAATAAAGACAATAAAACCCTTGTTGTAAAGAACCTTAATACAGGAGAGGAATTTGAAGATAATTATGACAAGCTGGTAATAGCTACTGGTGCTTCACCTATAAAACCCCCTATAGCCGGTATAGATGGAAAGAATGTATTCTTTTTGAGAAATGTTAAATCTGCAGATAATATAATAGAATATATAGCATCTAATTCTCCTAAAAAAGCTGTCATTATAGGGGCCGGATATATAGGTTTAGAACTTTTGGAAAACTTGGAAAATCTCGGTATAGAGGTCACTGTAGTAGAAAGAGAAGATAGAGCTATGTCTAAGATGGACAAAGATATGGCAGTATATTTAGAGGACTACCTGACCAAAAAAGGAGTAAACCTTATTTTGGGAGAGGAAGTCACTAAAATAAACGAAAAATCTGTAGAGACAGCAACAGGGAAAAAAATAGATGCTGATTTTGCAGTAGTATGCACAGGGGTTAGACCAAATTCTAAACTAGCCAGTGGTATAGGGGTAGAGGTATATCCAAATGGTGCAGTAAAAGTAAATCATAAGTTAGAAACAAATATAGACGATGTATACGCCGTAGGTGATGTGGCTATGGCATGGTCAATAATAAACGGAGAACCAATGTATGTACCACTTGGATCTACTGCAAATAAGATGGGAAGAATTTGTGGAGATGTAATCACAGGGGGACACCTTAGGTTTAAAGGGATTCTCGGAACAGGTATATTTAAAGTATTTGACATGGCAGTGGCATCTACAGGTATGACAGAGGAACAGGCATTAGAAAGAGGTTATGATGTTGAAGTCATTCATAATATAAAACCCAATCAGACTGCATATTTTGAAACAAGTAGAGAGATGGTAATAAAAGCTGTTGCCGATCGAAAAAGCGGGAAACTACTAGGAGTACAAATACTAGGAGAAAACGGAGTAGATAAAAGAATGGATGTATTTGTGGCACTTATGAGTACCGGAGCCACTGTAGATGAGTTTTTCCATCTTGATTTAGCATATGCGCCTCCATTTTCTACTACAAAAGATCCTGTAATGTATACTGGAATGATATTAGAAAATGCTATCTACGGGAAAAATAAGATCTTATCAGTAAAAGAACTTATGGAAAATAGAGAATGTTATACTGTTATCGACGTAAGGGCTAGCAAACAATATGACGCCGCTCATATTCCAGGGGCAATTAATATTCCTCTTGGAGATTTGAGATCAGAGGCTCTAAAACTTGATAAAAATAAGAAATATGTTGTTCATTGCAATAAAGGAGTGACAGGAAATGCCGCTCAAAATGTAATGTTAAACCTTGGTTTTGATTGTTATAACCTTTCAGGTGGATACAAAAATTATTCTGTACAAACAAAGAACTAG
- a CDS encoding C-GCAxxG-C-C family protein, with translation MTRTEKAVGNFGDYNCCQATISAFAEELDLDMKTALKISSGFGGGLSKAEVCGAVSGICMALGLKYGSADAGDLETKKEVKELVKTFMDKFIEKNGACTCKGLLGYDKSTEEGAKVVEEKELTQKLCPGFIEDAIKIAEDMI, from the coding sequence ATGACAAGAACAGAAAAAGCTGTTGGAAACTTTGGAGATTATAATTGTTGTCAGGCAACAATAAGTGCTTTTGCAGAGGAATTGGATTTGGACATGAAAACTGCCTTGAAAATTTCATCAGGATTTGGTGGAGGACTTTCTAAAGCAGAGGTATGCGGGGCTGTAAGTGGAATTTGCATGGCCCTCGGTCTTAAATATGGATCTGCAGATGCTGGAGATTTGGAGACAAAGAAAGAGGTAAAAGAATTAGTAAAAACATTCATGGATAAGTTTATTGAGAAAAATGGGGCCTGCACATGTAAGGGTTTGTTGGGATATGACAAATCAACAGAGGAAGGAGCTAAAGTTGTGGAAGAAAAAGAACTTACACAAAAGCTCTGTCCAGGGTTTATAGAGGATGCTATAAAAATAGCAGAGGATATGATTTAG
- a CDS encoding DUF979 domain-containing protein has product MKNMILEIMYLLTGLVAIATGAYALTDKKHKTKIGTGIFWIIFGVIFMAGKNIPSHIVGILIFVMGGLTAFNKVGCGSQELSSEEYREERSHKIGDSIFFPATSIGLIAFAVAQFTDLGGLVGLGLGSIISLIFTLVVTKENPKYIGYESSRMLQQIGSTTILPQLLASLGALFALAGVGTVISEIMSGIIPENNILAGVTVYCLAMALFTMIMGNAFAAFAVITAGIGIPFVFSHGANPAIAGVLGLTAGYCGTLLTPMAANFNIVPAAIMEMKNKNGVIAAQAPVGLALLFLHIVVMYLWAF; this is encoded by the coding sequence ATGAAAAATATGATTCTAGAAATAATGTATCTTCTCACAGGACTAGTTGCCATTGCAACGGGTGCATATGCACTTACCGATAAAAAACACAAAACTAAAATAGGAACAGGTATCTTTTGGATAATATTTGGTGTTATTTTCATGGCCGGTAAAAACATTCCTTCCCATATTGTGGGCATACTTATTTTCGTAATGGGAGGACTCACAGCCTTTAATAAAGTCGGGTGTGGTTCCCAGGAATTATCCTCTGAAGAGTACAGAGAAGAAAGAAGTCATAAAATTGGTGACTCAATATTTTTCCCGGCTACCTCAATTGGACTTATTGCCTTTGCTGTTGCACAGTTTACAGATTTAGGAGGATTAGTAGGCTTAGGCTTAGGTTCTATTATTTCCTTGATTTTTACTCTTGTTGTAACAAAAGAAAATCCAAAATATATAGGATATGAAAGCTCTAGAATGCTGCAACAGATAGGATCTACCACAATACTTCCACAACTTTTGGCATCGTTGGGGGCTCTCTTCGCACTTGCTGGTGTAGGAACAGTTATTTCTGAAATCATGAGTGGAATTATTCCAGAAAATAATATTTTGGCAGGTGTGACAGTATACTGCCTTGCCATGGCTCTTTTCACAATGATAATGGGTAACGCCTTTGCGGCCTTTGCCGTAATTACAGCTGGAATCGGAATCCCCTTTGTTTTTTCACACGGTGCAAATCCTGCAATTGCAGGGGTATTAGGTCTTACAGCAGGTTATTGTGGTACCCTTCTTACTCCAATGGCGGCAAATTTTAATATAGTTCCTGCAGCTATCATGGAAATGAAAAATAAAAATGGTGTAATCGCAGCTCAGGCCCCAGTTGGACTAGCACTACTTTTTCTTCATATTGTTGTTATGTACCTGTGGGCATTCTAG
- a CDS encoding DUF969 domain-containing protein, giving the protein MIKLIGILIIVLGFTFRLDTIAVVLVAGVTTCLVSGVDFMTILSTLGEAFVKTRYMTLFLLTLPVIGILERNGLKERGAHFIKGMNSLTSGRILSFYMLIRTLAAALSVRLGGHVQFIRPLIHPMAQSASENKLSRNLSEKENDKLKGVACAVENYGNFFGQNVFVASGGVLLIVGTLQELGIIVEPYSVSKAAIPMAFISVILSFVQNYWTDMTLSKAHVDTQLEKEVKE; this is encoded by the coding sequence ATGATCAAGCTTATTGGAATTCTTATCATTGTATTGGGTTTCACATTTAGACTTGACACCATTGCTGTTGTATTAGTTGCAGGTGTCACAACTTGTCTTGTATCTGGCGTAGATTTCATGACAATACTTTCTACTTTAGGAGAGGCTTTTGTGAAAACTAGATATATGACTCTTTTTCTATTAACTTTACCAGTTATAGGGATACTTGAAAGAAATGGACTAAAAGAAAGAGGGGCTCATTTTATCAAGGGAATGAATAGCCTCACCAGCGGAAGAATCTTATCTTTTTACATGCTTATAAGGACTCTTGCTGCTGCCTTATCTGTCAGACTAGGGGGGCATGTGCAATTTATCAGACCTCTTATTCATCCTATGGCACAGAGTGCCTCTGAAAACAAGTTGAGTAGAAATCTTTCAGAAAAAGAAAATGACAAACTAAAAGGTGTGGCCTGTGCTGTGGAAAACTACGGTAACTTTTTCGGGCAAAATGTTTTTGTAGCATCTGGTGGAGTTCTTCTAATTGTTGGTACACTTCAGGAACTCGGAATAATCGTGGAACCTTACTCTGTTTCTAAGGCTGCCATTCCTATGGCATTTATCTCTGTTATATTATCCTTTGTTCAAAATTACTGGACTGATATGACCCTTTCAAAAGCTCATGTAGATACTCAGTTGGAAAAGGAGGTAAAAGAATGA